A region from the Candidatus Thiothrix putei genome encodes:
- a CDS encoding DUF1788 domain-containing protein — translation MIERKLQGCISRHNRDAAYAHLTDVLASEAFLTNQGLNNDIPFHICPFQPELRNDVVQLIRQLVNYLHAAGKRVLEINLYDLVVEILQAEGDWEWLQESEFELSRANLKEDLQAILDVETVITPAIAKQMAAANFDVLFITGVGEVFPYIRSHNILNNLQRYAKEKPTLMFFPGIYQHSLEKGASLNLFGRITDDKYYRAFNILDRAI, via the coding sequence ATGATTGAGCGAAAACTTCAGGGCTGTATATCCCGCCACAACCGGGATGCTGCTTACGCCCACCTGACGGATGTGCTTGCCAGCGAAGCATTTTTGACGAATCAAGGCTTGAACAACGACATTCCGTTCCATATCTGCCCGTTTCAGCCGGAACTACGCAATGACGTGGTACAACTGATCCGCCAACTGGTCAATTACCTGCACGCTGCCGGTAAGCGGGTGCTGGAAATCAACCTGTACGATTTGGTGGTGGAGATTTTACAGGCGGAAGGGGATTGGGAGTGGTTGCAGGAAAGCGAGTTTGAACTGAGCCGGGCAAACCTTAAGGAAGATTTACAGGCTATTCTGGATGTTGAAACCGTGATAACCCCTGCTATTGCCAAACAGATGGCGGCGGCAAACTTCGATGTGTTGTTCATTACCGGCGTGGGCGAAGTATTCCCGTATATCCGTTCGCACAATATCCTGAATAATTTGCAGCGCTACGCCAAAGAAAAACCTACCCTGATGTTTTTCCCCGGCATTTATCAGCACTCGCTGGAAAAAGGCGCGTCACTGAATTTGTTTGGGCGTATCACCGACGACAAATATTACCGCGCTTTCAATATTCTCGACCGCGCTATCTGA
- a CDS encoding DUF1819 family protein, with amino-acid sequence MKSYPYHFSFTSAAAAVEASVALAAMFTRLENWGLVREQVLRENIFQARTVSYAERLFREIASRLQTLNDAEVHLLATGNIAEQRQLVWLAICQRYAPIHDFALEVLVENHHQSRLHLAEEAFEAFYHRKAECHVELENLASVTLKKARRVVFRMLKECGLLNADNLILPQSLSRSLILAMGRDVDVKSRIFPGVGNHA; translated from the coding sequence TTGAAATCCTACCCCTACCATTTTTCCTTCACTTCTGCTGCTGCCGCTGTTGAGGCATCGGTAGCATTAGCGGCTATGTTTACTCGCCTAGAAAATTGGGGTTTGGTACGTGAGCAAGTGTTGCGGGAAAATATTTTTCAGGCACGTACCGTCAGCTATGCAGAGCGGCTGTTCCGGGAAATCGCCAGCCGTTTGCAGACACTTAACGATGCAGAGGTTCACTTGCTGGCGACGGGGAATATAGCTGAACAACGGCAACTGGTATGGTTGGCTATTTGTCAGCGTTACGCACCCATCCATGACTTTGCCCTGGAAGTGCTGGTTGAAAACCACCACCAGTCACGTCTCCATCTTGCCGAAGAAGCGTTTGAGGCATTTTACCATCGCAAGGCGGAATGCCATGTTGAGCTGGAAAATTTGGCATCCGTGACCCTCAAGAAAGCCCGACGGGTTGTATTCAGAATGTTGAAGGAGTGTGGCTTGCTGAATGCTGATAACCTGATTCTTCCCCAGTCCTTAAGTCGTTCACTCATACTGGCGATGGGGCGGGACGTTGACGTAAAAAGCAGGATTTTTCCGGGGGTTGGGAACCACGCATGA
- a CDS encoding putative DNA binding domain-containing protein: protein MTLEELNTQIALGEDSRRQFKQDINNTDALAAEMAAFANTDGGVIFLGVADDGTLPGLTLADVARLNQMISNAASQHIRSPLAVQTENIALGDGRLLIALTTPKGLDKPYFDRNGVIWLKSGADKRRVNSKEELRRLFQSVDLLHADEVPCRVGIEAIDSRSLADFLQATYGLDIPEKGADLLRLLQNMNLATGEGFLNLAGVLLFGKHPEWVKPAFIVKAVAFPGNVIESSSYVDSEDIGGRLRDVFDDTLRFIMRNLHKRQGQQSFNSVGEPEVPRLVFEELLVNALIHRDYFISAPIRVLVYANRIEIISPGHLPNNLTVEKVKAGNSNLRNPILASFIAKKLLPYRGLGSGILRALEAWPQIDFKDDREGCLFTVTVWRPAD, encoded by the coding sequence ATGACGCTTGAGGAACTCAACACCCAGATTGCCCTCGGTGAAGACAGTCGCCGTCAGTTTAAGCAAGACATCAATAATACCGATGCGTTAGCGGCTGAAATGGCAGCGTTTGCCAATACTGACGGGGGCGTGATTTTCTTGGGTGTTGCGGATGACGGCACATTGCCGGGTTTGACCTTGGCGGACGTGGCGCGTTTAAACCAGATGATTAGCAATGCGGCTTCCCAGCATATCCGTAGCCCGCTGGCGGTACAGACTGAAAATATTGCGCTGGGTGACGGACGTTTATTGATAGCCCTGACGACTCCCAAAGGTTTGGATAAACCTTATTTTGATCGTAATGGGGTGATTTGGCTAAAAAGTGGGGCGGATAAACGCCGGGTCAATTCCAAGGAAGAATTACGCCGTCTGTTCCAGAGCGTGGATTTGTTACACGCTGATGAAGTGCCGTGCAGAGTGGGTATTGAGGCGATTGATAGTCGCAGTTTGGCGGATTTCTTGCAGGCAACTTACGGCTTGGATATTCCCGAAAAAGGTGCTGATTTATTACGTTTGTTGCAAAATATGAACCTTGCGACAGGTGAGGGTTTCTTAAACCTCGCGGGGGTATTGTTGTTTGGCAAACACCCTGAATGGGTGAAGCCTGCTTTCATCGTCAAAGCGGTGGCATTTCCCGGCAATGTGATTGAATCCAGCAGCTACGTGGATAGCGAAGACATTGGTGGCAGGCTACGCGACGTGTTTGATGATACCTTGCGTTTTATTATGCGTAACCTGCATAAGCGGCAAGGGCAGCAAAGTTTCAATTCGGTGGGTGAGCCTGAAGTACCGCGTTTGGTATTTGAAGAGTTGCTAGTTAATGCATTGATTCATAGGGATTATTTTATCAGTGCGCCGATTCGGGTACTGGTTTACGCTAACCGCATTGAAATTATCAGCCCCGGTCACTTGCCCAATAATCTTACTGTTGAAAAAGTTAAAGCGGGTAACTCGAATTTGCGCAATCCTATCTTGGCATCGTTCATTGCCAAGAAACTATTGCCTTACCGTGGCTTAGGTTCAGGGATTCTGCGAGCGTTGGAAGCGTGGCCTCAGATTGATTTCAAGGATGATCGTGAGGGTTGTTTGTTTACCGTCACGGTGTGGCGGCCTGCGGATTAA
- a CDS encoding Na+/H+ antiporter subunit G yields the protein MLDAVLAILVLVGAFFTLVGSWGLAKMPDFFMRLHGPTKATTIGVGAVLVASALYFSFNTDGVSLHEVLVTLFLFMTAPVSAHMMAKAALHLRVKQVERTRQP from the coding sequence ATGTTGGATGCAGTGTTAGCGATTTTGGTGTTGGTGGGGGCGTTTTTTACGCTGGTGGGGTCGTGGGGACTGGCGAAAATGCCGGACTTTTTCATGCGCCTGCACGGGCCGACTAAGGCGACGACCATTGGCGTGGGAGCGGTGTTGGTGGCTTCGGCCTTGTACTTTTCGTTCAATACCGATGGGGTGAGCTTGCATGAAGTGCTGGTGACGCTGTTTTTGTTCATGACAGCACCGGTGAGTGCGCACATGATGGCGAAGGCGGCGTTGCATTTGCGGGTGAAGCAGGTGGAGCGTACACGCCAACCTTAG
- a CDS encoding K+/H+ antiporter subunit F: MLSMVLPWAFGMVSLALLLSLYRLLVGPDVPDRILALDTLYLNTIALLVLFGLLQGSALYFEAALLIAVMGFVGTIALSKYLLRGDIME; this comes from the coding sequence ATGTTGAGTATGGTGTTGCCTTGGGCATTCGGTATGGTGTCGTTGGCGTTGTTATTGAGTTTGTACCGCTTGTTGGTGGGGCCAGATGTGCCGGATCGGATTTTGGCACTGGATACGCTGTACCTGAACACGATTGCGTTACTGGTGTTGTTCGGCTTGCTGCAAGGCAGTGCGTTGTATTTCGAGGCGGCCTTGCTGATTGCGGTCATGGGCTTTGTGGGTACGATTGCGCTGAGCAAGTATTTGCTGCGCGGCGATATTATGGAGTAG
- a CDS encoding Na+/H+ antiporter subunit E has protein sequence MLKRFLPHPLLSVFLLLIWLLLNNTLAMGHVVLGAGLALLIPFLTVGFWPERVCVRRPWVLLKFVAVVLWDIVVANLNVAVLILGSTHKLQPAFMRLDLDIRSPLGVSLLANTISLTPGTVSCEVSADRQHLMIHALHVTDVEASIREMKQRYEQPLIEVLREC, from the coding sequence ATGTTGAAACGATTCTTGCCGCATCCGCTATTGAGCGTGTTTTTGTTGCTGATCTGGTTGTTGCTGAACAATACCCTGGCAATGGGGCATGTGGTGTTGGGGGCGGGTCTGGCGTTGCTGATTCCGTTTTTGACGGTGGGATTTTGGCCGGAACGGGTGTGTGTACGCCGCCCGTGGGTATTGCTGAAGTTTGTGGCGGTGGTGTTGTGGGATATTGTGGTCGCGAATCTGAATGTGGCGGTGTTGATTCTGGGTTCGACGCACAAGCTCCAGCCTGCGTTTATGCGGCTGGATTTGGATATTCGTTCGCCTTTGGGTGTGAGTTTGCTGGCGAATACGATTTCGCTGACACCGGGGACGGTTTCGTGTGAGGTGTCGGCTGATAGACAGCACCTGATGATTCACGCGCTGCATGTGACGGATGTGGAAGCCAGCATTCGAGAAATGAAGCAGCGTTACGAGCAACCATTGATAGAGGTGTTACGCGAATGTTGA
- a CDS encoding monovalent cation/H+ antiporter subunit D: MMHLPILPILLPLLAGILLLLLRPLGLQVQRMVGFAAAFALLMLVVWLFDGALAGQRQVYALGNWPAPFGITLVFDQLAVLMLLVTAVLAVGALWYAIVTEIDAQGSHFHVLFQMQLFGLNGAFLTGDAFNLFVFFEVLLLASYSLLLHGGGKERTVAGLHYVVVNLVGSTVFLFALGALYGALGTLNIADMAAKVAALPAEREGLVMAAGLLLLLVFGLKAAMFPLYLWLPAAYARTSAPVAALFAIMTKVGVYAIIRVHGTVFGADAGNLAYFYAPWLLGLGLITLVLAALGVLAAFRLRFQVAYLVLASVAMLLIAVGLHSETGLAAALYYLVHSTLLAGGLFLLADVIVRGRGTYADRFDPGMRLPHHRLLGGLFMFAAVAALGLPPLSGFFGKLWILQVALEHPWRWAVLAIVLLSSALLLIALARSGSVLFYKVKDHADAADPVLPTEIPAFGMSLVAVVWLLVAVPLLVVLAQPVSDVMQQIVAQTLDTAGYRAAVFDSAVGGK, from the coding sequence ATGATGCACTTGCCGATTCTTCCGATCCTATTGCCGTTGTTGGCGGGAATCCTCTTGCTGTTACTGCGTCCGCTGGGTTTGCAGGTGCAACGCATGGTGGGTTTTGCCGCCGCGTTTGCCTTGCTGATGTTGGTGGTGTGGTTGTTTGATGGCGCACTGGCTGGGCAGCGGCAGGTGTATGCGTTGGGCAACTGGCCTGCGCCATTCGGCATTACCTTGGTGTTTGACCAGCTTGCGGTCTTGATGCTGCTGGTAACGGCAGTGCTGGCGGTCGGGGCGTTGTGGTATGCGATTGTCACCGAGATTGATGCGCAAGGCAGCCATTTCCATGTGTTGTTCCAGATGCAATTGTTTGGCTTGAATGGGGCGTTCCTGACCGGGGATGCGTTTAACCTGTTTGTGTTCTTTGAGGTGTTGTTGCTGGCTTCTTACAGTTTGCTGCTGCATGGCGGTGGTAAGGAACGCACCGTGGCGGGGCTGCATTATGTGGTGGTGAATCTGGTCGGTTCGACGGTATTCCTGTTTGCGTTGGGGGCGTTGTATGGCGCGTTGGGGACGCTGAATATCGCGGATATGGCGGCGAAAGTGGCGGCATTACCGGCAGAGCGTGAAGGGTTGGTGATGGCGGCGGGTTTGTTGCTATTGCTGGTGTTCGGGCTGAAGGCGGCGATGTTTCCGCTGTATTTGTGGTTGCCTGCGGCGTATGCAAGGACTTCTGCGCCGGTGGCGGCCTTGTTTGCGATTATGACCAAGGTTGGGGTGTACGCGATTATCCGGGTGCATGGCACGGTGTTTGGGGCGGATGCCGGAAATCTGGCGTATTTCTACGCGCCTTGGTTGCTGGGGCTGGGGCTGATTACCTTGGTGCTGGCGGCGTTGGGCGTGCTGGCGGCGTTTCGCTTGCGCTTTCAGGTGGCGTATCTGGTGCTGGCTTCGGTGGCGATGTTGCTGATTGCGGTGGGGCTGCATTCTGAAACGGGGTTGGCGGCGGCGTTGTACTATTTGGTGCATTCTACCTTGCTGGCGGGCGGTTTATTCCTGTTGGCGGATGTGATTGTGCGCGGGCGTGGGACGTATGCCGACCGTTTTGACCCCGGTATGCGCTTGCCACACCATCGTTTATTGGGTGGTTTGTTTATGTTTGCGGCGGTGGCGGCTTTGGGTTTGCCGCCGTTGTCGGGATTTTTTGGCAAGTTGTGGATTTTGCAGGTGGCGTTGGAGCATCCCTGGCGTTGGGCTGTGTTGGCAATAGTTTTGCTGAGCAGTGCCTTGTTGTTGATTGCCTTGGCGCGTAGCGGTTCGGTGTTGTTTTACAAAGTGAAAGATCATGCTGATGCGGCAGATCCGGTATTGCCTACAGAGATTCCGGCATTTGGGATGAGTCTGGTGGCGGTGGTGTGGCTACTGGTGGCAGTGCCGTTGCTGGTGGTGTTGGCGCAGCCGGTTTCTGACGTGATGCAGCAAATTGTTGCGCAAACTTTGGATACGGCGGGGTATCGGGCGGCAGTGTTTGACTCTGCGGTGGGAGGTAAATGA
- a CDS encoding Na+/H+ antiporter subunit C gives MEGLIALSIGVLVACGVYLVLRASTFPVVMGLTLLSYATNLFLFAMGRLAIGVPAIVRPDAAGYADPLPQALVLTAIVIAFGMTAFAIVLALKARGETGSDHVDGKGGEV, from the coding sequence ATGGAAGGTTTGATTGCCTTGAGTATCGGGGTGCTGGTGGCTTGCGGGGTGTATCTGGTGTTGCGTGCCAGTACCTTTCCGGTGGTGATGGGGCTGACGTTATTGTCGTATGCGACCAATCTGTTTTTGTTTGCGATGGGGCGGCTGGCCATTGGTGTGCCTGCGATTGTGCGCCCGGATGCAGCGGGATATGCCGACCCGTTGCCGCAGGCATTGGTGTTGACGGCGATTGTGATTGCCTTCGGGATGACCGCGTTTGCCATCGTACTGGCGTTGAAAGCGCGGGGCGAAACGGGCAGTGATCATGTGGATGGGAAAGGGGGTGAGGTGTGA
- a CDS encoding monovalent cation/H+ antiporter subunit A, giving the protein MDVSTINLPLAVLLPFVGAVAVAWAAHFHRVAAAWLAGVTTLLALGVLYPALIAVFDGETVVQSWAWMPAIGLDFAFRLDGLGALFALMILVIGLLVILYARYYLSAKDSMGRFFAYMLTFMGSMLGVVLSENLLQLMVFWEMTSLSSFLLISYWQHRKDARQGARMALAITGGGGLALLAGILLLGKMAGSYNLSDVLLAGEQIRAHALYLPTLVLIAIGVFTKSAQFPFHFWLPNAMAAPTPVSAYLHSATMVKAGIFLLARFFPVLAGTPEWSWLIGTVGMITLLLGAFVALFQHDLKGLLAYSTISHLGLITLLFGLGTELAAVAALFHIINHATFKASLFMVAGIIDHETGTRDMRRINGLLKYMPHTAVLAMIAAAAMAGVPLLNGFLSKEMFFDQAVVASGESLWGQTIPVMATLAGVFSVAYSLRFIHDVFFNGEPVNLPKTPHEPPPFMRIPVDVLVVLCIAVGMLPMFTVAPLLAVAVQGTLQGVPPEYSLAIWHGFNEPLLMSFIALVGGITVYAVRKPLFAWYESRVRGQQLRHLYDWKIDKLLQVARGVTRGFDRGALQDKLFWVLGFTLLMGAAGFLLSAAPLLGERALLPLDAVSLAVGATLILASLLSVVLHRERLIALVILGAVGLVVSLAFVKFSAPDLALTQLSVEIVTIVLLMLALYFLPQYTPRVSAVWRKWRDGILAGLLGLGSAALALAVMTRETATLADYFVTQSVPGGGGANVVNVILVDFRGFDTMGEIAVLALAGLGIFALLQQIKLYAPAEDSSGRAWALEANPFILQTFSRVLFPLMLMVAVFVFLRGHNLPGGGFIAGLIAALAIVLQNLANGIGWTAQRIRTDMHSWLAAGLLVAAGTGMVAMALGYPFLTSAYTHVHWPVVGDFELASAMFFDTGVFLVVVGATVMILVELGKLNRVDAPAPVLQGEV; this is encoded by the coding sequence ATGGATGTTTCAACGATTAATCTGCCGTTAGCGGTGTTGCTGCCTTTTGTGGGGGCGGTGGCGGTGGCGTGGGCTGCGCATTTTCATCGGGTGGCGGCGGCATGGCTGGCGGGAGTCACGACATTACTGGCGTTGGGGGTGTTGTACCCTGCATTGATTGCCGTGTTTGACGGTGAGACGGTGGTTCAATCTTGGGCGTGGATGCCTGCTATCGGGCTGGATTTCGCCTTCCGCTTAGATGGTCTGGGTGCATTGTTTGCCCTGATGATTCTCGTCATTGGCCTGTTGGTTATCCTCTATGCGCGTTATTACCTGTCTGCCAAAGATTCAATGGGGCGATTTTTTGCCTACATGCTTACCTTTATGGGGTCGATGCTGGGCGTGGTGTTGTCGGAAAACCTGCTGCAATTAATGGTGTTCTGGGAAATGACTTCACTGAGTTCTTTCCTGCTGATCAGTTACTGGCAACACCGTAAAGATGCGCGGCAAGGGGCGCGGATGGCATTGGCAATCACGGGTGGCGGCGGGCTGGCTTTGCTGGCAGGGATTTTGCTGCTGGGGAAGATGGCGGGCAGTTACAACCTGTCGGATGTGTTGCTGGCGGGTGAGCAAATCCGTGCCCATGCGCTGTATTTGCCGACTTTGGTGTTGATTGCGATTGGGGTGTTTACCAAATCGGCGCAATTTCCGTTCCATTTCTGGCTGCCGAATGCGATGGCAGCACCGACCCCTGTTTCCGCGTATTTGCACTCCGCCACGATGGTGAAAGCGGGGATTTTCCTGTTGGCGCGATTTTTTCCGGTGTTGGCGGGTACGCCGGAATGGTCCTGGCTGATTGGCACGGTGGGGATGATTACCTTGCTGCTGGGCGCATTCGTGGCGTTGTTCCAGCACGATTTAAAAGGCTTGCTGGCGTATTCGACCATTAGCCATCTGGGGCTGATCACCTTGCTGTTTGGGTTGGGAACGGAACTGGCGGCGGTGGCGGCCTTGTTCCACATTATCAATCACGCCACCTTCAAGGCTTCGTTATTCATGGTGGCGGGAATTATTGACCATGAAACCGGCACGCGCGACATGCGCCGCATCAACGGTTTGCTGAAATACATGCCGCACACGGCGGTGTTGGCAATGATTGCGGCAGCGGCAATGGCGGGTGTGCCGTTGCTGAATGGTTTTTTGAGTAAGGAAATGTTCTTCGATCAGGCGGTGGTGGCTTCCGGGGAATCGTTGTGGGGGCAGACGATTCCGGTGATGGCAACGCTTGCTGGGGTGTTTTCGGTGGCGTATTCGCTGCGCTTTATCCATGACGTGTTTTTCAACGGTGAGCCGGTGAATTTACCGAAAACGCCGCACGAACCGCCGCCGTTTATGCGGATTCCGGTCGATGTGCTGGTGGTGTTGTGCATCGCAGTGGGGATGTTGCCGATGTTTACGGTCGCGCCGTTGCTGGCGGTGGCTGTGCAGGGAACATTGCAGGGCGTTCCGCCTGAATACAGTCTGGCGATTTGGCACGGGTTTAATGAGCCGTTGCTGATGAGTTTTATTGCGCTGGTGGGCGGAATTACGGTGTATGCGGTGCGCAAGCCTTTGTTTGCCTGGTATGAATCACGGGTGCGTGGTCAGCAATTGCGGCATTTGTATGACTGGAAAATCGACAAGCTGTTGCAGGTGGCGCGTGGCGTGACCCGTGGGTTTGACCGGGGGGCGTTGCAGGATAAATTGTTCTGGGTATTAGGTTTTACCTTGTTGATGGGCGCGGCGGGTTTCTTGTTGAGTGCTGCGCCCTTGTTGGGTGAGCGGGCATTGTTGCCGTTGGATGCGGTGAGTTTGGCAGTGGGGGCAACCTTGATTCTGGCCAGCTTATTGAGTGTGGTATTGCACCGCGAACGCTTGATTGCACTGGTAATCTTGGGCGCGGTTGGTTTGGTGGTGTCGCTGGCTTTCGTGAAATTTTCCGCACCGGATTTGGCCTTGACGCAATTGTCGGTGGAAATCGTTACGATTGTGCTGCTGATGCTGGCCTTGTATTTCTTGCCGCAATATACCCCGCGTGTCAGTGCGGTGTGGCGTAAGTGGCGTGACGGTATTTTGGCGGGATTGTTGGGGTTGGGATCAGCGGCGTTGGCGTTGGCGGTGATGACCCGTGAGACAGCGACGTTGGCGGATTATTTTGTGACGCAAAGCGTGCCGGGCGGTGGTGGTGCGAATGTGGTGAATGTGATTCTGGTGGATTTCCGGGGTTTTGACACCATGGGTGAAATCGCGGTGCTGGCACTGGCGGGCTTAGGGATTTTTGCTTTGTTGCAGCAAATTAAATTGTATGCGCCTGCGGAAGATAGCAGTGGACGCGCTTGGGCGTTGGAGGCGAATCCGTTTATTTTGCAAACGTTTAGTCGGGTGTTGTTCCCGCTGATGTTGATGGTGGCGGTGTTTGTGTTCCTGCGTGGGCATAACTTGCCGGGTGGCGGATTTATTGCGGGGTTGATTGCGGCCCTAGCGATTGTGTTGCAGAACTTGGCGAATGGGATTGGCTGGACGGCGCAACGGATTCGCACTGACATGCATTCGTGGCTGGCGGCGGGTTTGCTGGTGGCAGCAGGCACGGGGATGGTGGCGATGGCGTTGGGGTATCCGTTCCTCACGTCGGCTTATACGCATGTGCATTGGCCTGTCGTGGGTGATTTTGAGCTGGCAAGTGCGATGTTCTTTGATACTGGGGTATTTTTGGTAGTGGTTGGGGCAACGGTGATGATTCTGGTGGAACTGGGCAAGCTTAACCGAGTGGATGCGCCCGCACCTGTGCTGCAAGGAGAGGTGTAA
- a CDS encoding RNA-guided endonuclease TnpB family protein — protein sequence MIISHKIRLDPNHKQATYLAKAAGTARFAYNWALAEWQTQYTAWKEDNTQPKPNQMRLRRQLNAIKREQFPWMLEVTKNAPQMAIIQLGAAFKNFFAGRAKYPQFKKKGKSRDSFTLTNDQFAIDACRIRIPNLGLVRMRETLRFSGKILSATVSRTADQWFASITVDTISNHLLPAENQGAVGVDLGVSALATLSTGEKVVGAKPHKALLSRLKRLSRSLSRKVKSSANRHKAKQKLAKLHARIANIRQDSLHQLTTDLTRRFHTIGIEDLNVSGMVKNRHLSRAISDMGFFEFRRQLEYKAGMRGAVVVVADRFFASSKTCSAAGCGHKVDKLPLSVREWTCPVCGAVHDRDVNAAKNLEEYAVSYTVSACGGEGSGLGRKPKTKPAPVKQEFNTMTTFS from the coding sequence ATGATCATCAGCCACAAAATCCGCCTTGACCCCAACCATAAGCAAGCGACGTACTTGGCGAAAGCCGCAGGCACAGCGCGGTTTGCCTACAATTGGGCATTAGCGGAATGGCAAACCCAATACACGGCATGGAAGGAAGACAACACCCAGCCAAAACCCAACCAAATGCGCTTGCGCCGCCAATTGAACGCCATCAAGCGCGAACAATTTCCCTGGATGCTGGAAGTCACCAAAAACGCCCCGCAAATGGCGATTATCCAACTCGGTGCAGCTTTCAAGAACTTCTTTGCGGGGCGAGCCAAGTACCCGCAATTCAAAAAGAAAGGCAAAAGCCGCGACAGTTTCACCCTCACTAACGACCAGTTTGCCATCGACGCTTGCCGCATCCGCATTCCCAACCTTGGGTTAGTGCGGATGCGGGAAACGTTACGCTTTTCCGGTAAAATTCTCTCTGCCACGGTTTCCCGCACCGCTGACCAGTGGTTCGCCAGCATCACCGTGGACACCATCTCAAACCACCTCCTGCCTGCCGAAAACCAAGGCGCAGTGGGGGTAGATTTGGGTGTATCCGCACTGGCAACGCTGTCAACGGGGGAAAAAGTGGTCGGGGCGAAGCCGCATAAAGCCTTGCTTTCCCGCCTAAAACGGCTCTCGCGCAGCCTGTCCCGCAAGGTCAAAAGCAGTGCCAACCGCCACAAGGCAAAACAAAAACTGGCAAAACTTCACGCACGTATCGCCAATATCCGCCAAGACAGTTTGCACCAGCTCACCACGGATTTGACCCGCCGTTTTCACACCATCGGCATTGAAGATTTGAACGTGTCGGGTATGGTGAAAAATCGCCATTTATCCCGTGCCATCAGTGATATGGGGTTTTTCGAGTTTCGCCGTCAACTGGAATACAAGGCGGGAATGCGGGGTGCGGTGGTCGTGGTGGCTGATCGGTTTTTTGCCTCCAGCAAAACCTGTTCTGCTGCTGGCTGTGGGCATAAAGTGGACAAGCTGCCACTGTCGGTACGTGAATGGACTTGCCCCGTTTGCGGTGCAGTCCATGACCGTGACGTAAATGCCGCCAAGAATTTAGAAGAATACGCCGTGAGTTACACGGTGTCTGCCTGTGGAGGGGAAGGCTCTGGTCTTGGGCGCAAGCCGAAGACGAAACCAGCCCCCGTGAAGCAGGAATTCAACACCATGACTACTTTTAGTTAG
- a CDS encoding GNAT family N-acyltransferase, translating into MTAAIHHETHQNLRPHLPQLRVELAATPADVYASQRLRYEIFAKEQGAQLESAAEGIDRDHYDDYCHHLLVRRTDNNEVVGSTRILTTENARKAGSFYSQNEFDLRGLFPQLKGNAIEIGRTCIHPDFRNGAGIGMLWLGLAQFMEMHRVDFMFGCASISMNDGGAQASAIMQEARANNLAPVEMRVKPLMHLLPAQPAAKVNMPPLLKAYLKLGAWVAGEPCLDPDFNVADIFILLDVNNLNTRYHRHFVQGSLQRRPVSDVGLLQAA; encoded by the coding sequence ATGACCGCCGCTATTCACCACGAGACACATCAAAACTTACGCCCGCATCTGCCGCAATTGCGCGTAGAACTCGCTGCCACCCCCGCCGATGTGTACGCATCCCAACGCCTACGCTACGAAATCTTCGCCAAAGAACAAGGCGCACAATTAGAAAGTGCGGCGGAAGGCATCGACCGTGACCATTACGACGACTACTGCCATCACCTACTGGTGCGTCGCACGGATAATAATGAAGTGGTTGGTTCCACTCGCATTCTTACCACCGAAAATGCGCGGAAAGCAGGCAGTTTTTACTCCCAAAACGAATTCGACCTGCGCGGTCTGTTCCCGCAATTAAAAGGCAATGCGATTGAAATCGGGCGCACCTGCATTCACCCCGACTTCCGCAATGGCGCAGGCATCGGCATGTTGTGGTTAGGTTTGGCGCAATTCATGGAAATGCACCGCGTGGATTTTATGTTCGGTTGCGCCAGCATCAGCATGAACGATGGCGGCGCACAAGCCTCGGCGATTATGCAGGAAGCGCGTGCCAATAACCTCGCCCCCGTGGAAATGCGCGTTAAACCCTTGATGCACTTACTCCCCGCGCAACCCGCAGCCAAAGTAAATATGCCGCCACTGCTGAAAGCCTACCTGAAACTGGGCGCGTGGGTAGCGGGCGAACCGTGCCTCGACCCTGATTTCAACGTCGCTGATATTTTCATCCTGCTGGACGTGAACAACCTCAATACCCGTTACCACCGCCATTTTGTACAGGGCAGTTTGCAACGTCGCCCTGTCAGTGACGTGGGTTTATTGCAGGCTGCATAA